A single window of Drosophila suzukii chromosome 3, CBGP_Dsuzu_IsoJpt1.0, whole genome shotgun sequence DNA harbors:
- the glo gene encoding heterogeneous nuclear ribonucleoprotein H2 produces MANADVQFNYGQQGNGENFNDDSSQQQDDDDQFDGDGNVKIENVGESPKFVRLRGLPWSATHKEILDFLENVNVTNGSAGIHLVTSRVDGKNTGEAYVEVASQEDVEEARKLNKASMGHRYIEVFTATPKEAKEAMRKISGHGTAFVVKLRGLPYAVTEQQIEEFFSGLEIKTDREGILFVMDRRGRATGEAFVQFESQDDTEQALGRNREKIGHRYIEIFRSSIAEMKRATGAGGGVGGRPGPYDIRDRGANRGGNDFGGGRNDWGNNGNFGVGANNMLGFNNLPSLMNSGNFGNNQGGNSGNFGNNSGPSNFGNFGGGNNGGGGNSGNFGNNDGGNGGNFGNFGNNGGGNFGGNNGGGGGFNSGNNFNSPGGGNNFGNNGGSNFGGNNGGGFNNGGNFGSSSGGGNFGPIGGGRNNNNSGNFGNSGFGNFGGGNNMGNGGNGNFGGNNGGGGGGFNNGSNFGGGNSIGGGGNFGPIGGGRGNDADHYTIHMRGLPYTSFENDVFKFFEPIRPANVRINYNKKGLHSGTADAYFDTYEDSQVAMKRHREQMGSRYIELFYDGKTRGGANGNNGGGNGGGNGGGGMGNNGGGNGGGNFSRRI; encoded by the exons ATGGCCAACGCAGACGTGCAGTTCAACTACGGCCAGCAGGGAAATGGCGAAAACTTCAACGACGACAGCAGCCAGCAGCAGGATGACGACGACCAGTTCGACGGCGATGGCAACGTCAAGATCGAGAACGTCGGCGAGAGCCCCAAGTTCGTCCGGCTGCGCGGTCTTCCCTGGTCCGCCACGCACAAGGAGATCCTCGACTTCCTGGAGAACGTGAACGTCACCAATGGCTCGGCGGGCATCCACCTGGTCACCAGTCGCGTCGACGGCAAGAACACCGGCGAGGCCTACGTGGAGGTGGCCAGCCAGGAGGACGTCGAGGAGGCGCGCAAGCTGAACAAGGCCAGCATGGGCCACCGCTACATTGAGG TTTTCACCGCCACACCGAAGGAGGCCAAGGAAGCCATGCGTAAGATCAGCGGGCACGGCACTGCCTTCGTTGTGAAGCTCCGGGGTCTGCCCTATGCCGTCACCGAGCAGCAAATCgaggaattcttctctg GGTTGGAAATCAAAACGGATCGGGAGGGCATACTTTTTGTTATGGACAGAAGGGGTCGTGCAACTGGGGAAGCTTTTGTTCAGTTCGAAAGCCAGGACGACACTGAGCAAGCCTTGGGCCGAAATCGGGAAAAAATTGGGCACAG GTATATTGAGATTTTCCGCAGCTCAATTGCTGAAATGAAAAGGGCCACAGGCGCCGGCGGTGGTGTCGGAGGACGCCCAGGGCCCTATGATATTCGTGATCGCGGAGCCAATCGCGGTGGCAATGACTTTGGAGGAGGACGCAATG ACTGGGGCAACAATGGAAACTTCGGTGTTGGCGCCAACAACATGCTGGGCTTCAACAATCTGCCAAGCCTGATGAACTCGGGTAACTTTGGCAACAACCAGGGTGGAAATAGTGGAAATTTCGGAAATAACTCTGGACCCAGCAATTTCGGCAACTTTGGTGGCGGCAACAATGGCGGCGGTGGAAACTCCGGTAACTTTGGAAACAACGATGGCGGTAACGGCGGCAACTTTGGAAACTTTGGCAACAACGGGGGCGGAAATTTCGGCGGCAACAATGGCGGCGGCGGTGGCTTCAACAGTGGCAACAACTTCAATTCTCCAGGAGGCGGCAATAATTTCGGCAACAATGGCGGCTCCAATTTTGGCGGCAACAACGGCGGAGGCTTCAATAATGGCGGCAACTTTGGCTCGTCGTCTGGCGGGGGCAACTTTGGCCCGATCGGCGGTGGccgcaataacaacaacagcggCAACTTTGGAAACTCCGGCTTTGGCAACTTTGGAGGAGGAAACAACATGGGCAACGGCGGCAATGGCAACTTTGGGGGCAACAACGGCGGTGGCGGCGGCGGATTTAACAATGGCTCCAACTTTGGCGGTGGCAACTCCATCGGCGGCGGTGGCAATTTCGGACCCATCGGCGGAGGCCGGGGCAACGATGCCGATCACTATACAATCCATATGCGTGGACTTCCGTACACTTCCTTCGAAAACGACGTCTTTAAG TTCTTCGAACCCATTCGACCCGCCAATGTGCGCATCAACTACAACAAGAAGGGTCTGCACAGCGGAACTGCTGATGCCTACTTCGACACCTACGAGGACTCCCAGGTGGCCATGAAGCGCCACCGAGAGCAGATGGGCTCCCGCTACATTGAGCTCTTCTACGACGGAAAGACCCGGGGTGGCGCCAATGGAAACAATGGCGGCGGAAACGGGGGTGGTAACGGCGGCGGCGGAATGGGAAACAATGGCGGCGGCAACGGGGGCGGCAACTTCTCGAGACGCATCTAG